One window of Botrimarina mediterranea genomic DNA carries:
- a CDS encoding beta strand repeat-containing protein → MMSRNTQILAVLLSLAAAPAFAQIAWQGSVQPTSPSNFPIVGGVDVNLDGADDVLTAGGNRPLPAGINQTDPTGATGIGLPWDAAQVWRNYDSAQNILVGDANQSGTLSIFGGGKLRYQNLVIGAVSEGTVPGAIGLDFSVSNDLGVGDDTFRVSQYRSGTNAVGGTGLVTVSGFGSLYSNDPNLIDRGDQIALNLGRGVDIDEIIVDLDSAVDKTNYPPQFTGGFIDGETTRDFGATTGGFDVIVGLDGTAGMLIEAGGRMEIQDALMVAVDGESNGAVTVDGVGSSLAAFGRVELQQTLNEIRSTETASFIGGRGNGSMTVSNGARADFFNGLAIGALGTGSDLGTGARGSSPGDGSGILSVINAGSTVNIYPSAINTGPMVGNRALVIGDRRASIVAPATAADVNDIQQGSLVIGSNAVVNVAGRNGVVGNAAIGYRGLVTLTGGRLQIDEELQTDGTINGYGVLRSDVLSTSQYSVIRGGDPNAQNTALADPLQVTLLNDETNPGRPALLNRGLIDGRVRLDVSGVVFNEGRIQTSGEVQADSLFTSITSQIRSFPSSDSPLRLQLSNTRSAGDSAGVDVSGSTSFGALHNRGLIEGDLDFLIAGGVVNGDNYLPIGTPTNNSSTGGTIAGTGRILAGQFLNNAGAEVRVRQGESLVIHANGDVANFPAGAGIPVVGGGANVNYRTMNLGSMSVTGGDLEIGYIADTGAPFNPTTAAGGLNTSDFFFNARYAVEDAMLPGVISETTAGTIVSNNGNLHFTTGLVNTGVVAFTGGTNLVNGPVFNASADYGTAGSLFIPGAIVVSGDGTSVTFEDDVVNEGEIGIGPFGSVVNFLGNLDNTGGNIEVAFDLFGSNGSQAAYITVQGGLTINGGTIGFAFLNSAPPASIPNDFSVALLTAGDLADDSLFTNLVLPDLPAGKYWDVVYDTLNDEVRLEVVMSGAIGADFNGDGVVSQDDIDVWVRNAGIESGASIIQGDANHDGKVDLADYDILMTQLYTGTPVAIGAGSSATYIPEPASMLLVLLAAAPLARRRG, encoded by the coding sequence ATGATGTCTCGAAATACGCAGATTCTCGCCGTTCTGTTGTCGCTCGCCGCGGCGCCGGCTTTCGCGCAGATCGCTTGGCAAGGAAGCGTTCAGCCGACCTCGCCATCGAATTTTCCGATTGTCGGCGGCGTCGACGTCAACTTGGACGGCGCCGATGACGTGCTGACAGCGGGCGGCAACCGACCCCTCCCGGCCGGCATCAATCAGACCGACCCGACCGGCGCTACGGGTATTGGTCTCCCCTGGGACGCCGCTCAGGTCTGGCGGAATTACGACTCGGCACAGAACATCCTCGTCGGCGACGCGAATCAATCGGGCACGTTGTCGATCTTCGGCGGCGGCAAGTTGCGGTACCAGAACTTGGTGATCGGCGCCGTGAGCGAAGGGACGGTTCCGGGAGCGATTGGGCTCGACTTCAGCGTGAGCAACGATTTAGGGGTTGGCGACGACACGTTCCGTGTGAGCCAGTACCGGAGCGGGACCAATGCCGTTGGCGGCACCGGGTTGGTGACGGTGTCTGGCTTTGGCAGTCTCTACAGCAACGACCCGAACCTGATCGACCGCGGTGATCAGATCGCGCTCAATTTGGGCAGGGGCGTCGATATCGACGAGATCATCGTCGATCTCGATAGCGCGGTGGATAAGACCAACTACCCACCACAGTTTACGGGAGGCTTCATCGATGGGGAAACCACTCGCGACTTCGGTGCGACGACCGGCGGATTCGACGTCATCGTCGGTCTCGATGGCACAGCAGGCATGCTCATCGAAGCCGGCGGGCGCATGGAAATCCAGGACGCGTTGATGGTCGCCGTTGATGGCGAGTCGAACGGCGCTGTGACCGTGGACGGCGTGGGTTCATCGCTGGCGGCGTTCGGACGGGTCGAGCTTCAGCAGACGCTCAACGAGATTCGCTCCACCGAGACCGCATCGTTTATCGGCGGCCGCGGCAACGGTTCGATGACCGTTTCGAACGGGGCGCGGGCTGATTTCTTCAATGGCTTGGCGATCGGCGCCCTCGGCACCGGCAGCGACCTGGGCACCGGCGCACGCGGCAGTTCGCCGGGAGATGGCTCCGGCATTCTGTCGGTGATCAATGCCGGGTCGACCGTGAACATCTACCCCTCGGCGATCAACACCGGCCCGATGGTCGGTAATCGCGCTCTCGTGATCGGCGACCGCCGCGCCAGCATCGTAGCGCCGGCGACCGCCGCCGATGTCAACGATATCCAGCAAGGAAGTCTCGTCATCGGCTCCAACGCCGTCGTCAACGTGGCTGGTCGCAACGGCGTTGTTGGCAACGCCGCGATTGGTTACCGCGGCCTCGTCACGCTGACGGGTGGCCGCCTGCAGATCGACGAAGAGTTGCAGACGGACGGCACGATCAATGGCTATGGAGTCCTTCGCAGTGATGTTCTTTCGACGTCGCAATACTCGGTCATCCGAGGCGGCGATCCCAACGCACAGAATACGGCGCTTGCCGATCCGCTGCAGGTCACGCTGTTGAACGACGAGACGAACCCCGGTCGGCCCGCCCTGCTCAACCGCGGCTTGATCGACGGACGCGTGCGGCTCGACGTTTCGGGCGTCGTTTTCAACGAAGGCCGCATCCAGACCAGCGGTGAGGTCCAAGCCGATTCGTTGTTCACGAGCATTACCTCCCAGATCCGCAGCTTCCCGAGTTCCGACAGCCCGCTTCGCCTGCAACTGAGCAACACGCGGAGCGCGGGTGACTCGGCGGGCGTCGACGTGAGCGGCAGCACGAGCTTTGGGGCCCTGCACAATCGCGGTTTGATCGAGGGGGACCTCGACTTCCTCATCGCGGGCGGGGTCGTCAACGGCGACAACTACTTGCCGATTGGGACGCCGACGAACAACTCGTCTACTGGCGGCACGATCGCCGGCACGGGGCGGATCCTCGCGGGGCAGTTCCTCAACAACGCCGGCGCCGAGGTGCGAGTCCGTCAGGGCGAGTCGCTCGTTATCCATGCGAACGGCGATGTCGCCAATTTCCCGGCTGGCGCCGGCATCCCGGTCGTTGGCGGCGGTGCGAATGTTAACTACCGGACGATGAACCTCGGTTCGATGTCGGTTACCGGCGGTGACCTGGAGATCGGTTACATCGCTGACACGGGGGCGCCGTTCAATCCGACTACCGCCGCCGGCGGATTGAATACCTCCGACTTCTTCTTCAATGCCCGTTACGCCGTGGAAGACGCGATGCTCCCGGGAGTGATCTCCGAGACAACCGCAGGCACCATCGTGTCGAACAACGGCAACCTGCACTTCACGACGGGATTGGTGAATACGGGCGTCGTCGCCTTCACCGGCGGGACGAACTTGGTAAACGGCCCCGTCTTCAACGCCTCGGCGGACTACGGGACGGCCGGTTCTCTGTTTATCCCCGGCGCCATCGTCGTCTCCGGCGACGGCACCAGCGTCACGTTCGAAGACGACGTCGTCAATGAAGGCGAGATCGGCATCGGGCCGTTCGGCAGTGTCGTGAACTTCCTTGGCAACCTCGACAACACGGGCGGCAACATCGAAGTGGCCTTCGACCTGTTCGGCTCCAACGGCTCGCAGGCCGCCTATATCACGGTTCAAGGCGGGCTGACGATCAACGGCGGCACGATCGGGTTTGCGTTCCTCAACTCGGCGCCGCCGGCGTCGATCCCGAACGACTTCTCGGTCGCGCTGCTGACGGCCGGCGACCTCGCCGATGACAGCCTGTTCACGAACCTCGTGCTGCCGGACCTGCCGGCGGGCAAGTACTGGGACGTCGTCTACGACACGCTCAACGACGAGGTGCGGCTAGAGGTCGTGATGTCCGGCGCGATCGGCGCCGACTTCAACGGCGACGGCGTCGTCTCGCAGGACGACATCGATGTCTGGGTCCGCAACGCCGGCATCGAGAGCGGCGCCTCGATCATCCAGGGTGACGCCAACCACGACGGCAAGGTGGACCTCGCCGATTACGACATCCTGATGACGCAGCTCTACACGGGCACGCCCGTAGCGATCGGCGCCGGCTCCTCGGCGACCTACATCCCCGAGCCGGCCAGCATGCTGCTAGTGCTGCTCGCGGCGGCGCCGCTGGCGCGTCGTCGCGGCTAG